A section of the Capra hircus breed San Clemente chromosome 23, ASM170441v1, whole genome shotgun sequence genome encodes:
- the LOC108633562 gene encoding patched domain-containing protein 4, giving the protein MVTYTMTSSLYFITFGMGASPFTNIEAVKVFCQNMCVSILLNYFYIFSFFGSCLVFAGQLEQNRYHSIFCCKIPSAEYLGRKPVWFQTVMSDGHQQTSHHETNPYQHHFIQHFLREHYNEWITNIYVKPFVVILYLIYASFSFMGCLQISDGANIINLLASDSPSVSYAMVQQKYFSNYSPVIGFYVYEPLEYWNNSVQEDLRRLCSGFTAVSWVEQYYQFLKVSNISANNKSDFISVLQSSFLKKPEFQHFRNDIIFSKAGDENNIIASRLYLVARTSRDKQKEVIEVLEKLRPLSLSKSIRFIVFNPSFVFMDHYSLSVTVPVLIAGFGVLLVLILTFFLVIHPLGNFWLILSVTSIELGVLGLMTLWNVDMDCISILCLIYTFNFAIDHCAPLLYTFVLATEHTRTQCIKSSLQEHGTAILQNVTSFLIGLVPLLFVPSNLTFTLFKCLLLTGSCTLLHCFVILPVFLTFFPPSKKHHKKKKRAKRKEREEIECIEIQENPDHVTTV; this is encoded by the coding sequence ATGGTGACCTATACCATGACCAGCTCCCTGTACTTTATCACCTTTGGCATGGGTGCCAGCCCGTTCACCAACATAGAGGCTGTGAAGGTCTTCTGCCAGAACATGTGCGTCTCCATCCTGTTGAACTACTTctacattttctccttctttggctccTGTCTCGTCTTTGCTGGCCAACTAGAGCAAAACCGCTACCACAGCATCTTTTGCTGTAAGATCCCTTCTGCAGAATACCTGGGCCGCAAGCCTGTGTGGTTCCAGACAGTGATGAGCGACGGACATCAACAGACATCCCATCACGAGACGAACCCCTACCAGCACCACTTTATTCAGCACTTCCTCCGTGAACATTACAATGAATGGATTACCAACATCTATGTGAAGCCATTTGTGGTCATCCTCTATCTCATCTACGCCTCCTTCTCCTTCATGGGGTGCTTGCAGATCAGTGATGGAGCCAACATCATCAATCTACTAGCCAGCGATTCCCCAAGCGTATCTTATGCCATGGTTCAGCAGAAATATTTCAGCAACTACAGCCCTGTGATAGGATTCTACGTCTACGAGCCCCTCGAGTACTGGAACAACAGTGTCCAGGAGGACCTTCGGAGACTCTGTAGTGGGTTCACTGCAGTGTCCTGGGTGGAGCAGTATTACCAGTTCCTGAAAGTGAGCAACATCAGTGCCAATAACAAGAGTGACTTTATTAGTGTCCTACAAAGTTCATTTTTGAAAAAGCCAGAATTCCAGCATTTTCGAAACGATATCATCTTctccaaggcaggagatgaaAACAACATCATTGCTTCTCGCTTGTACCTGGTGGCCCGGACAAGCAGAGACAAGCAGAAGGAAGTCATAGAAGTGCTGGAAAAGTTGAGGCCTCTGTCCTTGTCAAAGAGCATCCGGTTCATCGTGTTCAACCCCTCCTTCGTGTTCATGGACCATTACAGCTTATCTGTCACCGTGCCTGTTCTGATTGCAGGCTTTGGTGTCCTCCTGGTGTTAATCCTGACTTTTTTCCTAGTGATCCACCCTCTGGGAAACTTCTGGCTAATTCTTAGCGTCACCTCAATTGAGCTGGGCGTTCTGGGCTTAATGACACTATGGAACGTCGACATGGATTGCATTTCTATCTTGTGCCTTATCTACACTTTCAATTTTGCCATTGACCACTGTGCACCACTGCTTTACACGTTTGtattagcaactgagcacacccgAACACAATGTATAAAAAGCTCCCTTCAAGAGCATGGGACAGCCATTTTGCAAAATGTTACTTCTTTTCTTATTGGGTTGGTCCCCCTCCTATTTGTGCCTTCGAACCTGACCTTCACACTGTTCAAATGCTTGCTGCTCACCGGGAGTTGCACACTTCTGCACTGTTTTGTTATCTTGCCTGTGTTCCTAACCTTTTTCCCCCCTTCTAAAAAGcaccacaagaaaaagaaacgtgCCAAacgaaaggagagagaggaaatcGAATGCATAGAAATTCAAGAGAACCCTGATCACGTCACTACCGTCTGA